The sequence below is a genomic window from Euwallacea similis isolate ESF13 chromosome 1, ESF131.1, whole genome shotgun sequence.
AGAAATACTGCCCCTGAAGGACCTAGAGTTATTAATACACTTTGGCAACCCTTGGATAGTAGGCATCTAGCTGCAGCCTCTGCATCACTAAATAtagcaattttatttagttctAATAAACTTACACATACCTACCTTAGATTATTAACAGGGAAACCACTAAACACTGAAGCTTCAGTTTCATTAATACAGAATATCGTTGGCAGCTTTAGCAGTTGTTCATCAAACTTTGATAAAGCTGGAGCACCATTTAATATGGAAATCTATAATTGCTCTTTATTTAAGGCAAATTTGGGCAATAGAGAATTAAACTTACACCTTTACAAATCTGCATTGCTTTTATAGCAGTTTCGACAGGTGTCTCTAACTGCAAGACTAAAACATCTGCCGAACTTATAAGAAATTCGGCTTCTTCCACATCTTTCACAGTAAGGTTGTTGTTAGCACCAGCAACTATTACGATCTGATTTATTCCATCATCGGCTACATTAATTTGTGCTATACCACTACTTgaattttctgtgatttttaCATACTGAGTGTTAACATGCTcagcttccagattggcaaTGTATTTGGGGCCCCAAACATCATCTCCAACCTAAATGGCAATTTGAGAGGGGAGTTAAGAAGAATGGTACAACATACCCGTGCTATTAAAGCTGTAGTTCCCCCCAATCTGGCTGCAGCCACACATTGATTAGCTCCCTTTCCCCCAAAATTTGTCACAAATTTATGACCATGAATAGTTTCACCTGGATTTGGAAGCCTAGGTGAGTAGCTGTAAAGTTTTGAAATCCAGTTTGAACTCTGTGTCAAcgattcttaataaaaaaaattatgttggaCTTTTTGTGTGTAAACAGGATAGAGGAAGGAATAAATgaatgtaaataaagattttagtTAAGCCAAAATACCTTACAAAATCGATCATACAGGAGCCCACAACAACGATTTTTGTAgacattttgttttatgattTGTACAGAACActcaaaaagatatttaaagttcattatagaaataaaaatgtgcttTATAATCttatcattttctttaaaattaagcaaattgataaactttaaaacgatgaaaagtaaataaataacaaatgtgAAGTTATccattaatacaaaataacacCTGATGAATATAATCAACTGATGACTTTTGCCTAACTTCACAAAAGTCACGAagttaaattcaaatttaaaacaaaggATGGATCAATTGGATatttaaaatctgaattttcttcaaattcaaaaCTGTTTTGGCTGCAACGATACAAAAATTTCACGTCTCCGACAAATATTTGTGCTCTTTAATTTTGCATGATTTTACTTTCACACTGATAAATTTAGACGCACAGAGAATTTTACCACTTCGATTTTATCTTTAGATTCATTTCGCGAAGGTCTATAGAATTGTCTATACTGTTTTTTATAACTTAGCAGAATATAACTCATTCTTCAGCAGGAGTTTTAATCAGGAAACTCAGATGAaactggaaaatattaaaaagagtttttaaaaaaatatataataaaatggtCTGTAAGCGACGTTGTCATATTGACATTTAATAAGAtgaaatcttcaaaactgTATTTTAATCTTCACGTCAACGTCACtgtcacttttttttcttgttatgTGTTGTGATGTGACATCTCATCtattgcaaaataaacaaattttaattaatttaacccCCTTTTCAACGAGtcatttcaatgaaattgaattattgTGTGTCTCAACTCccaatttatatgaaaatcaGTGTCGGTACTCATTTCCTTACTTCACTATTCGTGAAAAACCAACCTAAGATTCAGAAAAATGATTGACAAATAAATTGTAGCCTAGCACTTGCCCTTAAGGTATAAGAGCGTGAAACGATGTCTGGTCACGCAGTGGTTGTGTGGGAATTTGAGATTAGATCTGGGTATTGGAAGCCTTACAGTCCTGAAGTTAGCCAGCACCTTGAGAGAGCTAATGCTAAGCAACTCACCAGAGCCTTACTTTCGGATGCTGACCCAGCACTTCAGAACTACTATGTGAATTTAAGAACCCTTACTCAAGAACTAGAATACTCAGGTAAGCCTCTTATTGTGCAATTATTAGCTTCTGATAGTAAAGAAATGCATCCAGATGTAGTTGTACCTGTCCGTCGCAAATGCTATCCACCTTCAAGTCCAGCAGGCAAGGGTGCAAAATGGGAATGCGTAGGCTCAGACCATGATTGGCATGCTTTTGATATGGACATTCAATGTCTCATTGAAGAGGCTTGGGCTCAAGGGGATCAGACTATAGACATGAGTAAAACCCATCTTGGGTTTCCTTATGTTATcaatttcagtaatttaaCTCAAATGTGGTTGGCTAATGGATATGTGAGAAGTGTGAGGCGTATGAAGCAAGCCCCTTATCCATTAGTTAAAGTTAGATTGGAAGAGTTGGCTCCTGTTACTGGTAAGTCTAAATTATGTTGATttattagttcaggttaaattCCACAAAATTCTTCTAAATTCTCTAAATTCCTGATAGGTATTCACTGACATTCATCAAtgatttttctcttaatttaTATGTTTGATTTGATTTATATTGTTGGTTTGGCTATTATTAGTATTGTTAAATAGGTCGCAGAAATGCAGATATTAGAAAGTCCTGTTCTCATGGCCCTCAACAAAATCAATCAGCTAAAGTAATTGGTACAAGTGCAGCTTTAAATTCATCTACTGAACCTACCACCAAAAAACttgtttcaaagaaaaaatcaaaaaataatggcaaaaacGGAAACGACACCCCAACAAACTTAGCCAAAGTTATACTGagcaatttaaacatttttggtaagcttcttttattatcttttatcAAGGAAAGCAAAAGCTTTACTATTTATTAGCTATGTTCTTTCAGAGCACTTACTTTATTAGCTATGTTCTTTCAGGACACAAATCAGCAAATGTTAGCCCTACAGGTTCCACTCAAAGAATTGATAATAGCATATTGTTAGATGCAGACAGTAGTAGTACAAAATCAGGCAGACGTCCTAGTTTAGATACAGTGTCAACTTATTTAAGTCAGGAAAGCCGTGAAAGCCAGGCCACAGCTTCCACTGCTGATTTAATTAACTGCAGTGGAAGTGATGATGGTCTTGTTGATGGCCTTGATAATGTTTCATCAATTGTTGGCAAGTAACAATATGATTCTTTACCTAATCTCAGGGCAAAGTTATTTAAGTCCTGGCAAGTTTAAGTGGAGGATAAAATTACCATTAAGTTCACAGCTTCATTTCCACATAAAGTGTCCTCCCAATAAATTTACCAGCCCTTCAGTATATTAGCCCCTTAAAGTCGTTATAATATTGAAGATTTTAcaatataaattactttagGTTTGGATCCTGCAAGCGCTACAATATCTCGGTTTGTGCGCGTTTCAAAACCAAGTGAATGGGCCCCAAGACAACCTTGTCCCCTATGCAGGCAGACCTTAAAACCATCCCTGGTGGTCATAGCATTACCTTGTAATCACGTTCTTCATTTAGATTGTCTGAATTATTCTTTAACAGAACTACAGGAAGCGGGAGATGAGTTGCACATTCAATGTTCAGTTTGTGGATGTGTTTATGGAGAGAAACATGGGAATCAGCCTCCTGGGACTATGGAATGGGGCGTAGTTGAACGCAGTTTGCCTGGTTATCAGAACTTCAGGACTATTCAGATTGTGTACAAGTAAGTTGTGATTTGTTGTTCAGATtgggattttgaaaaatgggtgctaaaatagatatataaatatttattaaaatcaataacaaTGTCTAACCAAAAAAGCTTGTTCTTCCTTTTATAACTCAAAATATGTCCGTTACACTTTTTCAGCATTCAATCTGGTATCCAAGGACCGGATCACCCAAATCCGGGTCGTGAATTTTATGCAGTCGGTTTTCCCAGAGTTGCATACCTTCCAGACAATCCCAAAGGGCGGAAAGTCCTGCGGCTGCTCGATGAGGCGTGGCACAGGAGGCTGATATTCACggtaaatttatgttttatacaATTTAATCGCTCAAACTagtttatttatcacatttctACGCCCCaccattttataataattaattcctATGTGATTCGGATGATTCGCATTTAGAAGCGAAATTTAgtacgaaaaatattttttattattttgcacacGATTCGGTTATTTTAAGGCATAGTTCTTATCTAACTTTGgttttgaattgtaaaattttagctCAAAGATGTCCCAAAAAAGGTCGATCTTAAGctcttaaatatttcttaaatgatttattaaaaatgaattatgatTATTTAATACCTAAAATTCCTGACCAAACTGATCTGAACTGAAAACCGCTAAAGATCTCTTAAATAATCATCTATTAATAGTCTTTTAATCCTGCTTCaaactgaataattaatttcccacTAAATTAATGGTATAAGTTAGATAGCAACAAAGTGAACTTTTAGACAGTGATTATTTAAAGTAATGAAATCCTGTTTGACCggcattttttataaattattatctaaTAAATCTTATAAATTGTTATCTAACGGCAGAAACCTTTgcttatttgttaattttccgTTTTGCCCCCTTTGTCCCTGTATTACGTTTATTCTTCCATTTCCAACACCCCGTATATGTGCATATAGATAACCAGATCCAACACTACTGGGTGCGAAGACGTAGTGTCCTGGAATATTCCTCACAAGACTGAAATGGGGCCAAGTAACAATCCACACAGCTATCCAGATTCCGGATATTTAACTAGGATTTTAAGGGAATTGGAGGCTTTGGGTGTGGTTGAGGAGCGTAGGAGTAGAGAGAAAAGCTAAGTAAGTAGCGCCTCTTCATCACAACTCGAAATTGTGTAATATAGATTTAGAAACAACAAAGAGAACTTTCTGAAAATTCTCACTAATGTTTCGTGATTATTGTTTCTGCAATATCTCAATTTACGAAGTTGCAATAATagttgacttttttaatatataaaaaaatattttattttatgtgttttttaagTTGCAACGGTTAGTTTCGCAATACAAATTACATGCAAGAATCGTTACGGTTTTAGTCTACCGAAGCAAAGCTTTaaggtttttgttttatttggttttatagattttagagaatttattttaaagacttCATAagagaatattatttttagatttagaaatatgtttttgagactttatgatttttattagttcagttattttgcaaaaatgctGTATATAAGAACGGCCATTTCACttgtttttattgcaaagaAACCGATTCGAATGTAGCTCAAATAGATttgtatcaattattttttgatagttctttgtaaattttttatgtatactGCAAAGACAATACTGAATCAGTACAAACCAGTTTTACAtattgcatttatttttaagatttaaatatCTCCTTTAGCAATATTTCTATACATTTACAtaagaaaatactttaataaaGTTCACAGTAATAACGCATATTCACAATCATATGTTTTTATTGCCGTCCATTAACTATCTTATACTGGAAATCTTAAATCTGTATCTTTCAAGTTTTCTTCTATCCACTGATTTGCCtctttttccatttcttgATCAAAATACAATTGCCAACCGCCGGTTTTCCCTTTCCTTACGAAACCTTCCTCGTTCTTTAGCACAATTCCTAGCTTCTCCATTAAATCATAATTAActgatttgtttttcttaaaattctcTATATTCAAATAATCCTCCAGAGTATCAAGTTCTTCGCAGGAATAGGATTTCCCTAAAAAGGCGCATATTTTCTCCATCTGTTGCCTAAAGTTCTGAAAAATACGACGTATTTTTAGTTTGATGACATTGTTTTAATGAGTCATTTTGTGCTGAACAATATACCACTACCTTGTTCATATTCTCGTAAAAGATAAACATCACATTTTCCTCATGACGCATTTTCCAGGCTTCTTTTAGGTGTTCCCAATAGGGTGTCCAAGgttctacaattttttaaacattctaaatATGCATTTGAGTTAATACAGTGGACTTAGTACAACTTAcgcaaattatttttaaaatagaaccaatagtttttgaaatccCCTTTATATCCTTGGGTCCTTATTGATCTGTTTAGGTGGTAGAAGGACACTGCTACGTCTTTAGGGTTTCTAGCTACATATACTACCTGcataaaatctttcaaatcaTGAAATCGCATAAGCTATTTAAAACTTGTACCTTGCATCCAGTTTTGGTTAAATTTGGTGGCAGCAAACTGAAAGGCAAATGTGTTTTGATAAACCTCCTTTCTTGACTATGTGAGAAGGTTTTCCACGCTGGATAATCGATTTGCTGCACTGACTTATAGTTTTCAACATCAGTCCTATTCTCTTCCAAAAACTCTGCCTTGACATCTTTATGCACAAAACTACTGAATCTAAAAGATATGTTTGTGttaaattatacatttaatATCACAAAATACCCCCCTTACTCTAAAAAGGGAAATCTTGCAGTTAAAGGCAATTCGGCCGCTCTGTTGTAATCCAAGTTGTTGCACAATAGCCAGATCATCTCCTGGGTCCATGTAGTACCCGATCTTGGAAAAGTTATCACGATAACATCGTCATTTCTCAGTTCAAAGTTGTAATAATTCTCAGCTTCCTTTGCAAATCCGCTTGGGAAAAACCACTTTTTAGAACCCACTTGAACAAACCCGGTTCTTTCCCCTAAGaaaaatggattattttgttgatttttgcTGTAATTTTCCTACCTGAAAAATCTCGTAAAAGCTGCGAATTTAGTTGAGaatccacattttttatttcataaggAAAGGGTAGTCTATGGTCATCACATGTGGTCTTCTTTACGCtgatttccatattttcgttGATCCACTCGTCGTTGGTACAAAGAGGCATTTTTATCGGAAACTAATCTTCAGTACAAGACCCGCCACAAAGAATGTACAGCGATACTGCCAATGTGAAGCAATTCGAAACttagttaataagaaaattctgCCGTTGTCCCGCGTTTCATTTACCAACCAAAACAGACCGCAAAAGACGTTTAGCACGTTGGTACTCTTATGGTATACTGGTATGCGATTTTGCGTAGTATGTAATCGCTAGTAGGTATACCAATTTGGAGGATATGCGCTTTCTCCATTGTGTAATTGATCAGTTCAGTCTAACAGGTGGCAGTTTCTTAAAAGGACTGATGCTGAAGCACGTCAGGAACTTATATCGAGGTTacgcaaatttaaaattcaaataactttattaacgttttattttaGCAATAAACAGCGTTAATACCAAagcaaattgttaaaaatttcaggGAGAGTTTCTTTCAACTTCATTTTGAGCCGAGACCAAGGTGTATCACAAGAATATGCAGTACCACAATTTAAGTCCTTGTtgaatgagaatttttttcaagtatcAGTTATTCTGTTCTTGACTAATGAAGCCATGAATCATGCAATTCAACGCTCAGTTAAGGCAACTTTTAATATGCATTTTATATGCATGAAATAGCCTTGCATTGacttattttattgaaagtatTTCTTCGGCAGATTTTGTTatgtaaaaaatcataataagCTTTAATGTATGTGTTTATTGCACACCCAACTGATACCATAACTTAAGAAGCTTTCTTTTTCGGGCTTAAATTAGTATTACGTTATTCGTTGAGAGAAAGTGTTTCCTGAAGATTTGGAGGCGTTGTCCGTATTTCCTCAGGCGCAAAAATACTGTTGTTCTTGTGGTCCTTGTATGTTCAGGAAATATATATGAGGAattcaataaatgaaaattaattcatttttggatCTAATAATCAAATCAGGGTTATCAGAGAAAGATATATTGCATCGTAAACTtcgtcatatttaaaattcaaatttgtgcGGCAAAACTTTAACATTAGGCAACCAAATAAGCACACAAAGAGGCGGGAATAATATTGATACATAGATACttgcttaaaataatatacgcAATTCCCCTAATTGCTATCTCTTTCTAACTTATGGAGgcaagaaaaagaaaggtTGAACTCAAGGATCTTAGTTCATCATTTATATATCAAATTGCCTACTCCTAacctaatatttttaatttaaaaagaaataacatttaattacACTAACATTCACCTTTAAAACcagaattctttttaaaatccacTATGACTTCTCAAATACAACGCTCGTTTCTCGACTACAAAAACTGCTCCCgtaaatttactcaaaaagaaACAGACTACACAAAACAATACTGTAGTATTTACTTGGCCAGGCTGCAAGAAATGGAGGCTCTTCTAGTTCAACGAGTACAGCAAAAATGGGGTGACAAATACCCTATTTGCAAGCTTCATAAACTCACAGAAGAAGGTGGCAATAAATGTGTAGTAATAGGAACTTTGTTCAAGGATCAGAAGCTGAAACCTTCTGTTTTGAAACAGCTTGCCGAGAGTAATCAGTTAGTGCCCCAACCTGTGCTAATGCATTTTACTGATGATTCCGATGTCCTCTTTATGGAGGATGAAGTTCAAAGATACCAAATATTAGGTAaagataatattaaatttgaggtaatagaaattaaatattaatcttTAAGGCAATATTGATGCCACTAAATTAGTAACTGGAATAACATGTGCACTACTAGGTACTGACATAGGAAAAGGCAAATTTCAAGTAGATGAATATGTTTTTGCTGGTTATAGAGAGCAAGTAGAACGACCAGTTTTTGATTTAGCTTTATATGTACTTTTGCTCAGTGGACTTAACTTTGTTGACCATGCGAAACATGGCGTCAATTTGCAGTTACTTTCTTATTGGTTGAGCGGACTATTTGGGAATGTAGACCGAGTTTCCAAGATTTGTCGAGTCATAATTGCAGGAAATAGTATCAGAACTGAACCCCCTAAAGCCACAACAACAATTTCTATGGTTTCTCGTATTAGTGAATCTGCAGACTCAATTGAAGCTGTAAAGGCATTTGACAGATTTCTTCTGAATCTTTGCCAAATTGTTGATGTTGATATTATGCCAGGAGAGCATGACCCATCCAATCATATCTTGCCACAAAAACCCATGCATTTTTGCATGTTTCCACAGTCATCTCAGTATAAGTCATTCAATCAAGTTTCAAATCCTTACTATTGTGACTTGGGGAAATTGAAGATAGTAGGAACGTCGGGGCAGCCAATAAGAGATATGATGAGATATTCTGAAATCAGTAATAACTTGGAAGCAATGGAGAACTGCTTGATTTGGAATCATTTAGCTCCCACAGCTCCAGATACATTGGGATGTTTTCCTTATTATTCCATTGATCCTTTTATTATCAGTGAATGTCCTCATGTGGTTTTTGCAGGGAATCAAACTgaatttgcaagcaaaatGGTTACAGGTAATGTTAAATTGTGTTGATTAAAAGGTATTGGTAGatagttttattgttttttttttttaggtgagAGTGGTCAAAAGGTATGCTTAATTAGTATTCCAGAGTTCTCAAAAACATTTGAAGGTGTATTGTTGAATTTACAAACGTTAGAATCCCAGGTTGTGTCATTTGAAACcagataaaagaaaataaatattcaggattgatttttattgtcatAATCTTCATTGTATATtacatgttatttttaatagtaaatctagatttttttctataaactAAAACGTTGCTGCTTAAACAGAAATATCTATTCAACATTCTTCACAACAAGAACATAATCAATCACCCATTAAGTCAAAATTCAGTATTGTGTAAAAAATATCCCTGTACCAATTTTTCTAAACGTGTATGGCCTGCGTCTGTTTCTcccactaaaaaaataattgtcgttaatgaaaacaaaaaagcgGAAGTTTTAATTGTTACCTTATGCCGCGGATAAATTTAGCATTCGGTGGGAAAACTTTGGAATCTAACGACTCCAAATAAACGTCCAAATATGAACAAAGATGTGTCAGTTGAGCGGATAACAGCCATGCCGAACTTTTAACTCCGTAATTCCCCCAATTTACATTCAAAACTCGTTCGATAtcctaaaaaaagaaaatgtcaaaagcactaaatataatatcatgaaaatttaCCCGAATTTCATCAGAATTCGATGAATTATGAACACCCTTGTAATTAAGGTTTAAAGCAAATATCGGTGGTAGTGTTGGATAAGTGTTCTTAATGACCACAAAGGTTTGGAGTGATGCTAAAAATCAATATACATATCGagtttgcaaaaaaaatacctGCAACAACAAACCTTCTCCTCTTGATATTTTTACACTATAAAACAAATCTGAGGAGGTGACAATGTCTTCGTCAATCAAGGATTGTGTGAATTGAGCTTGGCAGAAGTTTTGATAAGTGGTAGAACACCATTTAGAAATGGTAGATACACGACTTATGGGAGCGTCTATGGTGTCCGGAATTGCAGGTAGGGTATTTTGTTctgaatatacatatttttattacaaactgctgtgcaaaacaatttttttactccAAGTTTAAAGATGTTTAACTTGAAGTGGCAAATACACAATATTCAAATTCGTTCGCTAAGGATATAGGAAGCAATGAGATAGGTAGCATTAAATAGGTTTATGAATTCTGTGTTGACTTGAGCGCACATCACAAcattaagtaaataactattatgcTTTCAAGTTATATATTCTTAAATTTGGAGTAATATTAGCATTGCATATCTATTGTATCAGTAGTTTACTTACATACCTAACTGCTGCATCTGCCTAGCCAAATGCGTCCTATTTGCCAGCCgcttctttataatttttaacactgtTTCCACGTTTTGTTGGCTAAATTTCTCGCagtatttctaaattaattttacttagAACGGCATTAGTGAAATCTAAGAAAATTTACCCTTGGAGCCAAAAAGTTAATTCCACACACTGCCTGAGCCCAACCATAAGCGTATCCAATATCAGGTACCAGTGATTGCAATGAACTAAGGCCCATTTTCCTTAAGACATACCCAGTTCCAGGGTTAGGACTTTCCAAACCTGAATCATTTTCTAATAGTTCACTTAATATGTTATGTCCGGATAAAATTTCTCTAGCAGTATTTGCTACAAGAACAAGATTGATAAATAAATCCATacataagaataatttttaaaaattcaccaGTTATGTTTGAAGGAACATCGACTTTCGCACTCACAGTCACCAgcttcaatttcaaataataactGAAAGAAACGTTCAATTTTGGCCCATCTTCCACTTTTAACATAAGTTCAACTTTCAATGGATGAACTtccaataatttcttttttttctcttccaAGGGATCTACTTGTTGTACGGATTTCCTGTGACGTCTCTTTTTAACTTCTATCACTTCCTATAAAGCCATAAAAAACTTGGATTTTCAGACTTTTCATCCTCTTTGCACTCACTTCAACTTCAGGAAGTTCAGTTTCAGGCTCGGAATCCTCATTCAATCCACTAGAAGTAGCCACTTCTAG
It includes:
- the thoc5 gene encoding THO complex subunit 5 homolog, giving the protein MVKETSAGSPMKKKRKTASAEAGPELDIYQKVCEHEEKEAKSCDLAADSALFVEVIKDVQDHLSQVRDLKNQNDAPPKLEALTSHLMDMVVKICIMKKLNRMDKLSQVVERETLNVEKQKCDSIKLTYQNLVYELYHLVNETNKCLAFKSDDENIQLVSLEEFMKNAPETVTSKFTDFNPNDQEQAHALRLARLEWELTQRKNLAEECKLLEEKKKKVVAEITQRKQKLSDLFPLLNSVIKATKPLQEHLGISGDVTRKEHALAALLPDPLYILYANIVAYKSVFATTIEVTISGNKDDAIQFNEALEVATSSGLNEDSEPETELPEVEEVIEVKKRRHRKSVQQVDPLEEKKKKLLEVHPLKVELMLKVEDGPKLNVSFSYYLKLKLVTVSAKVDVPSNITANTAREILSGHNILSELLENDSGLESPNPGTGYVLRKMGLSSLQSLVPDIGYAYGWAQAVCGINFLAPRKYCEKFSQQNVETVLKIIKKRLANRTHLARQMQQLEQNTLPAIPDTIDAPISRVSTISKWCSTTYQNFCQAQFTQSLIDEDIVTSSDLFYSVKISRGEASLQTFVVIKNTYPTLPPIFALNLNYKGVHNSSNSDEIRDIERVLNVNWGNYGVKSSAWLLSAQLTHLCSYLDVYLESLDSKVFPPNAKFIRGISGRNRRRPYTFRKIGTGIFFTQY
- the LOC136414348 gene encoding ribokinase-like encodes the protein MSTKIVVVGSCMIDFVSYSPRLPNPGETIHGHKFVTNFGGKGANQCVAAARLGGTTALIARVGDDVWGPKYIANLEAEHVNTQYVKITENSSSGIAQINVADDGINQIVIVAGANNNLTVKDVEEAEFLISSADVLVLQLETPVETAIKAMQICKGISILNGAPALSKFDEQLLKLPTIFCINETEASVFSGFPVNNLSDAEAAARCLLSKGCQSVLITLGPSGAVFLTNETGKKIFMAKSPKVTSVDTTGAGDAFIGALAYFLAYFKNVSIEKCIEAACFVAADTVTRFGTQISFPGPEILENVERVLGE
- the St4 gene encoding sulfotransferase 1C4 isoform X1 — its product is MPLCTNDEWINENMEISVKKTTCDDHRLPFPYEIKNVDSQLNSQLLRDFSGERTGFVQVGSKKWFFPSGFAKEAENYYNFELRNDDVIVITFPRSGTTWTQEMIWLLCNNLDYNRAAELPLTARFPFLEFSSFVHKDVKAEFLEENRTDVENYKSVQQIDYPAWKTFSHSQERRFIKTHLPFSLLPPNLTKTGCKVVYVARNPKDVAVSFYHLNRSIRTQGYKGDFKNYWFYFKNNLQPWTPYWEHLKEAWKMRHEENVMFIFYENMNKVNFRQQMEKICAFLGKSYSCEELDTLEDYLNIENFKKNKSVNYDLMEKLGIVLKNEEGFVRKGKTGGWQLYFDQEMEKEANQWIEENLKDTDLRFPV
- the St4 gene encoding sulfotransferase 1C4 isoform X2 is translated as MPLCTNDEWINENMEISVKKTTCDDHRLPFPYEIKNVDSQLNSQLLRDFSGERTGFVQVGSKKWFFPSGFAKEAENYYNFELRNDDVIVITFPRSGTTWTQEMIWLLCNNLDYNRAAELPLTARFPFLEFSSFVHKDVKAEFLEENRTDVENYKSVQQIDYPAWKTFSHSQERRFIKTHLPFSLLPPNLTKTGCKVVYVARNPKDVAVSFYHLNRSIRTQGYKGDFKNYWFYFKNNLQPWTPYWEHLKEAWKMRHEENVMFIFYENMNKNFRQQMEKICAFLGKSYSCEELDTLEDYLNIENFKKNKSVNYDLMEKLGIVLKNEEGFVRKGKTGGWQLYFDQEMEKEANQWIEENLKDTDLRFPV
- the dx gene encoding protein deltex, whose protein sequence is MSGHAVVVWEFEIRSGYWKPYSPEVSQHLERANAKQLTRALLSDADPALQNYYVNLRTLTQELEYSDVVVPVRRKCYPPSSPAGKGAKWECVGSDHDWHAFDMDIQCLIEEAWAQGDQTIDMSKTHLGFPYVINFSNLTQMWLANGYVRSVRRMKQAPYPLVKVRLEELAPVTGRRNADIRKSCSHGPQQNQSAKVIGTSAALNSSTEPTTKKLVSKKKSKNNGKNGNDTPTNLAKVILSNLNIFGHKSANVSPTGSTQRIDNSILLDADSSSTKSGRRPSLDTVSTYLSQESRESQATASTADLINCSGSDDGLVDGLDNVSSIVGLDPASATISRFVRVSKPSEWAPRQPCPLCRQTLKPSLVVIALPCNHVLHLDCLNYSLTELQEAGDELHIQCSVCGCVYGEKHGNQPPGTMEWGVVERSLPGYQNFRTIQIVYNIQSGIQGPDHPNPGREFYAVGFPRVAYLPDNPKGRKVLRLLDEAWHRRLIFTITRSNTTGCEDVVSWNIPHKTEMGPSNNPHSYPDSGYLTRILRELEALGVVEERRSREKS
- the PolD2 gene encoding DNA polymerase delta subunit 2, with the translated sequence MTSQIQRSFLDYKNCSRKFTQKETDYTKQYCSIYLARLQEMEALLVQRVQQKWGDKYPICKLHKLTEEGGNKCVVIGTLFKDQKLKPSVLKQLAESNQLVPQPVLMHFTDDSDVLFMEDEVQRYQILGNIDATKLVTGITCALLGTDIGKGKFQVDEYVFAGYREQVERPVFDLALYVLLLSGLNFVDHAKHGVNLQLLSYWLSGLFGNVDRVSKICRVIIAGNSIRTEPPKATTTISMVSRISESADSIEAVKAFDRFLLNLCQIVDVDIMPGEHDPSNHILPQKPMHFCMFPQSSQYKSFNQVSNPYYCDLGKLKIVGTSGQPIRDMMRYSEISNNLEAMENCLIWNHLAPTAPDTLGCFPYYSIDPFIISECPHVVFAGNQTEFASKMVTGESGQKVCLISIPEFSKTFEGVLLNLQTLESQVVSFETR